A single genomic interval of Camelus bactrianus isolate YW-2024 breed Bactrian camel chromosome 15, ASM4877302v1, whole genome shotgun sequence harbors:
- the CIMIP5 gene encoding ciliary microtubule inner protein 5 isoform X1, whose translation MGGCCPAPGLQRTTSAGYRLPSTKPPALVSSTARSLPVAGRALAGGHQARRALGAEGVQQDQLWRELLEAERRSQRCWATRRSPCSCQSTCLSSLTRSPILRARLWVAGWTRPWGKPSSAWTSSSWKESGKRSWKRSCNLSRRGARWAALGGVGGVGTPSQTWHQRPRQHPADQPGVMISSLHTSRQRPLWAHFHT comes from the exons ATGGGGGGATGCTGCCCCGCCCCTGGGCTCCAGAGAACCACATCAGCTGGGTACCGACTGCCCTCAACCAAGCCACCAGCTTTAGTCTCCTCCACTGCCCGGAGTCTCCCTGTGGCGGGCAGGGCCCTTGCTGGTGGCCACCAGGCCCGCCGGGCCCTGGGAGCTGAAGGTGTGCAGCAGGACCAGCTGTGGAGGGAGCTCCTGGAGGCCGAGAGGAGGAGCCAGAGGTGCTG GGCAACAAGAAGGAGCCCGTGCAGTTGCCAGAGTACGTGCCTCTCTTCTCTGACACGGTCCCCAATTCTACGAGCCAGGTTGTGGGTAGCAGGGTGGACACGCCCCTGGGGAAAGCCCTCGTCGGCATGGACTTCTTCTTCGTGGAAGGAGTCCGGAAAAAGAAGCTGGAAGAGGAGCTGCAACCTGTCTAGGAGGGGGGCCAGGTGGGCCGCcctggggggtgtggggggagtGGGGACACCGTCGCAGACCTGGCACCAGCGTCCCAGACAGCACCCCGCAGATCAGCCCGGGGTCATGATCTCCTCGCTCCACACCTCACGTCAGAGGCCTCTGTGGGCTCATTTTCACACCTGA
- the CIMIP5 gene encoding ciliary microtubule inner protein 5 isoform X2, translating into MGGCCPAPGLQRTTSAGYRLPSTKPPALVSSTARSLPVAGRALAGGHQARRALGAEGVQQDQLWRELLEAERRSQRCWAQNWSFLKDYDPMGNKKEPVQLPEYVPLFSDTVPNSTSQVVGSRVDTPLGKALVGMDFFFVEGVRKKKLEEELQPV; encoded by the exons ATGGGGGGATGCTGCCCCGCCCCTGGGCTCCAGAGAACCACATCAGCTGGGTACCGACTGCCCTCAACCAAGCCACCAGCTTTAGTCTCCTCCACTGCCCGGAGTCTCCCTGTGGCGGGCAGGGCCCTTGCTGGTGGCCACCAGGCCCGCCGGGCCCTGGGAGCTGAAGGTGTGCAGCAGGACCAGCTGTGGAGGGAGCTCCTGGAGGCCGAGAGGAGGAGCCAGAGGTGCTG GGCTCAGAACTGGAGTTTCCTGAAAGACTATGACCCCATG GGCAACAAGAAGGAGCCCGTGCAGTTGCCAGAGTACGTGCCTCTCTTCTCTGACACGGTCCCCAATTCTACGAGCCAGGTTGTGGGTAGCAGGGTGGACACGCCCCTGGGGAAAGCCCTCGTCGGCATGGACTTCTTCTTCGTGGAAGGAGTCCGGAAAAAGAAGCTGGAAGAGGAGCTGCAACCTGTCTAG